The Leucobacter rhizosphaerae genome includes a region encoding these proteins:
- the secE gene encoding preprotein translocase subunit SecE, with the protein MSSSEVDESGGGIVERAKADSAAKRSWFGKIILFIQQVIAELKKVVTPTRKELINFTIVVIVFVVIMMALVWVLDQAFGWFALFIFGTPLA; encoded by the coding sequence GTGAGCAGCAGCGAAGTTGACGAGAGCGGCGGCGGGATCGTCGAGCGCGCCAAGGCTGACAGCGCCGCGAAGCGGAGCTGGTTCGGCAAGATCATCCTGTTCATCCAGCAGGTCATCGCCGAGCTGAAGAAGGTCGTCACCCCGACCCGGAAAGAGCTCATCAACTTCACGATCGTCGTGATCGTCTTCGTTGTGATCATGATGGCGCTCGTGTGGGTGCTGGATCAGGCCTTCGGCTGGTTCGCCCTATTCATCTTCGGAACGCCGCTCGCCTAG
- the nusG gene encoding transcription termination/antitermination protein NusG — MTSENNTPEADLDAALDALVQSVDPVADAAVEDALDIDNAEEAEAAANAIVDEEIEEEAEEAEDPYKAFKKDLRRRPGKWFVIHTYAGYERKVKSNLWNRRETMGAVDDIFEIQVPMEEVMEVKNGQRKMVTRVRIPGYVLVRMNLTESTWSVVRHTPGVTGFVGNAHNPVPLRINEAFEMLKSTVELEPAATAKGKAAATAAAQGNVEIDFEVGETITIKSGSFEGLPGTISEINPAAGKLTVLVSLFERETPVELSFDQVTKMV, encoded by the coding sequence ATGACGAGCGAGAACAACACCCCCGAGGCCGACCTCGACGCAGCGCTGGACGCGCTGGTGCAGTCGGTCGACCCCGTCGCCGACGCCGCTGTGGAAGACGCCCTCGACATCGACAACGCGGAAGAGGCCGAGGCGGCCGCCAACGCGATCGTCGACGAGGAGATCGAGGAGGAGGCCGAAGAGGCCGAGGATCCCTACAAGGCCTTCAAGAAGGATCTGCGCCGCCGTCCGGGCAAGTGGTTCGTGATCCACACGTACGCCGGATACGAGCGCAAGGTGAAGTCGAACCTGTGGAACCGTCGCGAGACGATGGGCGCGGTCGACGACATCTTCGAGATCCAGGTCCCCATGGAAGAAGTCATGGAGGTCAAGAACGGCCAGCGCAAGATGGTGACGCGCGTGCGGATCCCCGGCTACGTGCTGGTCCGCATGAACCTCACCGAGAGCACCTGGTCCGTCGTGCGCCACACGCCCGGCGTCACGGGCTTCGTGGGCAATGCGCACAACCCGGTGCCGCTGCGGATCAATGAGGCGTTCGAGATGCTGAAGAGCACCGTCGAGCTCGAGCCCGCCGCGACCGCCAAGGGCAAGGCCGCTGCGACCGCCGCCGCTCAGGGCAACGTCGAGATCGACTTCGAGGTCGGCGAGACGATCACCATCAAGTCCGGCTCCTTCGAGGGGCTGCCCGGCACGATCAGCGAGATCAATCCGGCCGCCGGCAAGCTCACCGTGCTGGTGTCGCTGTTCGAGCGCGAGACCCCGGTCGAGCTCAGCTTCGACCAGGTCACCAAGATGGTCTAG